A window of Lentibacillus sp. Marseille-P4043 contains these coding sequences:
- a CDS encoding PTS sugar transporter subunit IIB, with protein sequence MKNILLACSSGMSTSLLVSKMEEAAKEKGIEVTVWAVAQDKAAKEMKKADVLLIGPQMRFMKKKLSKNADEAGIPLDVIDPVAYGRIDGQAVLEKALELIGE encoded by the coding sequence ATGAAAAATATTTTATTAGCATGTTCATCAGGAATGTCAACTAGTTTGTTAGTTTCCAAAATGGAGGAGGCTGCGAAAGAGAAGGGGATTGAAGTAACCGTTTGGGCAGTTGCACAGGACAAGGCTGCAAAGGAAATGAAAAAGGCAGATGTGCTTTTAATTGGACCACAAATGCGGTTCATGAAAAAGAAATTGTCGAAAAATGCGGATGAAGCGGGTATTCCTTTGGATGTCATTGACCCAGTTGCATACGGGAGAATTGATGGACAAGCCGTGTTAGAAAAAGCTTTGGAGTTAATAGGGGAATAA
- a CDS encoding BglG family transcription antiterminator → MLSSRLRIILQELMAAKTPITGGYLANLNQVTARTTRADVKQLDSFLSNNGALIDSVRGKGYKLVITDETLFRAYLQTISTDVMTDHSFVPESQEARTAFLIKRLLLSGDYVKLDDLADELYVSKSTIQNDLKHVKAIFTEYGIHLESRPNYGLKAIGNELKLRFCLAEYLFDHRCRRDQQVFGSHLSSFAPEDLTRISDIIMEEIQLHQIILSDIAMNNLLIHIAIAYKRIKSGYHVTLHDTDLKDILQQKEYLVATEIVQKVERTFDVAFPQSEVAYIAIHLLGTKLLTKTNTGDKLVKQVMDEEIVHLVNLALDKIEAELNLGIKDDKELKIGLSLHLKPAINRYKYGMNVRNPMLADIKKNYPLAFEAGILAGIAIKVETGIEINENEVGYLALHIGAAIERRKMDSGPKRCLIVCASGLGTAQLIFYKLKNYFGESLDVVGTTEYYQLTNYPLQDIDFIVSSIPIDQELSIPVVVEVNAILGEHDLEKIERVVVDQHQGSPSYFQKELMFLRRQFDSKEAVLQFFQTELLDKGLVDATLLEAVQEREEVAPTSFGNLVAVPHPITPKSNQTFLAVCTLEKAIMWSNKPVQFICLLCVKKDSMEDLQSMYDMLGNIIDQPEIVQHLVKAKTYEEFIHVLTD, encoded by the coding sequence ATGTTAAGCTCCAGATTACGAATCATTCTACAAGAATTAATGGCCGCGAAAACCCCCATAACAGGAGGATATTTAGCAAACTTGAACCAGGTCACAGCCAGGACAACAAGGGCGGATGTGAAACAACTGGATTCATTTCTATCCAACAATGGTGCCTTGATTGATTCGGTACGCGGAAAGGGATATAAATTGGTAATAACGGATGAAACATTATTTCGTGCGTACCTCCAGACTATCTCAACGGACGTAATGACGGATCATTCATTTGTTCCCGAATCTCAGGAAGCACGTACAGCTTTTTTAATTAAACGTCTATTGTTAAGTGGGGATTATGTGAAATTGGATGATTTAGCAGATGAACTGTATGTCAGCAAATCAACCATTCAAAATGATTTAAAGCATGTAAAGGCGATTTTTACCGAATATGGTATTCATCTTGAATCCCGGCCGAATTATGGCTTGAAAGCAATTGGTAATGAATTGAAGCTACGTTTTTGCTTAGCGGAATATTTATTTGACCATCGTTGCAGACGGGATCAACAAGTATTTGGTTCTCATTTGTCATCGTTTGCCCCAGAAGATTTAACTCGTATTTCCGATATTATTATGGAGGAAATTCAACTTCATCAAATTATTTTATCCGATATTGCCATGAATAACTTGCTTATTCATATAGCTATCGCTTATAAACGTATTAAAAGCGGCTATCATGTCACATTGCATGACACTGATTTAAAAGATATTTTACAACAAAAGGAGTATCTGGTTGCAACAGAAATTGTTCAAAAGGTAGAGCGTACGTTTGATGTTGCGTTCCCACAGTCTGAAGTTGCCTATATTGCCATCCATTTACTGGGAACCAAACTGCTAACGAAAACAAATACGGGGGATAAACTCGTTAAACAAGTAATGGATGAGGAAATTGTTCATTTGGTGAACCTGGCGCTTGATAAAATTGAGGCGGAATTAAACTTGGGAATAAAAGATGATAAAGAATTAAAGATCGGCTTAAGCTTGCATTTAAAACCTGCGATTAATCGGTATAAATATGGCATGAATGTACGTAACCCGATGCTTGCTGATATTAAAAAGAACTACCCATTAGCATTTGAGGCAGGGATTTTAGCAGGAATAGCCATCAAGGTTGAAACTGGGATTGAAATAAATGAAAATGAAGTAGGGTATCTTGCACTTCACATCGGTGCAGCGATAGAAAGAAGGAAAATGGATTCGGGTCCAAAACGATGCCTGATTGTTTGCGCGTCTGGTTTAGGAACGGCACAATTGATCTTCTATAAATTAAAAAACTACTTTGGAGAAAGTCTTGATGTTGTAGGAACTACTGAATATTATCAGCTCACAAACTACCCATTACAGGATATAGATTTCATTGTCAGTTCCATCCCAATTGATCAAGAGCTTTCTATACCGGTTGTAGTAGAAGTGAATGCGATTTTGGGTGAACATGATTTGGAAAAAATTGAAAGAGTAGTAGTCGATCAGCACCAAGGTTCACCTAGCTATTTTCAAAAAGAGCTGATGTTTTTACGGAGACAATTTGATTCAAAGGAAGCGGTATTACAATTTTTTCAAACAGAATTATTGGATAAAGGCTTGGTAGATGCCACGTTGCTTGAAGCGGTTCAAGAAAGGGAGGAAGTTGCTCCAACATCTTTTGGCAATTTAGTTGCTGTTCCACATCCCATTACGCCAAAATCTAACCAAACATTTCTTGCAGTTTGTACGTTGGAAAAGGCAATCATGTGGAGTAATAAACCAGTCCAATTTATTTGTCTACTTTGCGTCAAAAAAGATAGCATGGAGGATTTGCAGTCCATGTATGATATGCTTGGGAATATAATTGATCAGCCCGAGATTGTACAACATTTGGTGAAGGCAAAAACATATGAAGAATTTATCCACGTTTTAACGGATTAG
- the celB gene encoding PTS cellobiose transporter subunit IIC: protein MNKFMEFLENILLPIADKLNNNRYLTALRDGFMVALPLIIFGSIFVVIANFPFLDKLIGEEAFATYQDALGPASAATLSIMGIFVIVGIGYKLTEHYGLEAIYGGVVALAAFLILTPQVLEGVSGVIPTASLGAEGMFLGIFTAFVSAELYRFFVQKDWTIKMPAGVPGAVSKSFSSLIPITLTLAVFLIVRIIFSYTPFDTVQNFIYTVIQEPLTVLGSGLPATIVAVLLIQIFWFFGLHGQIIVNSVFDPIWYSLNDQNLEAFQAGSELPNIITKQFVDSFLVGMGGSGMTLAVVILIFLIGRSRQLKELGKLGGPAGIFNVNEPIIFGLPIIMNPLVIIPWLLAPVIVTIITYFAMSIGLVPPPAGIIVPWTTPPILNGFLATGNAWQGGVLQAFNLVIVILIWWPFLKLLDKNYYESEKNAEK from the coding sequence ATGAATAAGTTCATGGAATTCCTAGAAAATATCCTGTTGCCAATAGCCGATAAATTAAACAATAATCGCTATTTAACGGCACTTCGGGATGGATTTATGGTTGCCTTGCCGTTGATTATATTTGGTTCTATTTTCGTTGTTATTGCCAACTTTCCTTTCCTTGATAAGCTAATCGGGGAAGAGGCATTCGCAACGTATCAGGATGCATTAGGGCCTGCATCGGCAGCGACATTAAGTATTATGGGGATCTTTGTTATTGTTGGTATTGGGTATAAATTAACCGAACATTATGGGCTCGAGGCTATTTATGGTGGTGTTGTTGCCTTAGCAGCATTCCTTATTTTAACACCACAAGTACTTGAAGGTGTGTCTGGTGTTATTCCAACAGCAAGCTTAGGTGCAGAAGGAATGTTCTTGGGGATATTCACTGCGTTCGTTTCTGCAGAACTATACCGTTTCTTTGTGCAAAAGGATTGGACGATTAAAATGCCGGCTGGTGTTCCGGGGGCAGTATCGAAATCATTTAGTTCCTTAATTCCAATTACATTAACACTCGCTGTATTTTTAATCGTTCGGATTATCTTTAGTTACACACCATTTGATACAGTACAAAATTTCATTTATACCGTCATTCAAGAACCACTGACAGTATTGGGTAGTGGATTACCAGCAACAATCGTAGCCGTATTATTGATTCAGATTTTTTGGTTCTTTGGTCTGCACGGTCAAATTATTGTGAACTCGGTATTTGATCCAATTTGGTATTCATTAAATGATCAGAACTTAGAGGCTTTCCAGGCAGGTTCGGAACTGCCAAATATTATTACCAAGCAATTTGTTGATTCTTTCCTTGTTGGAATGGGTGGATCAGGGATGACGTTAGCCGTCGTTATTCTGATTTTCTTAATCGGTCGAAGCAGACAATTGAAAGAATTAGGTAAATTAGGTGGACCTGCTGGTATCTTTAATGTAAACGAACCGATCATTTTTGGATTACCGATTATTATGAATCCATTGGTAATCATCCCATGGTTGCTTGCACCAGTTATCGTAACCATCATCACCTATTTTGCGATGTCGATTGGACTGGTTCCACCTCCAGCAGGAATTATTGTTCCATGGACAACGCCACCAATTTTGAATGGGTTCCTGGCAACGGGTAATGCATGGCAGGGCGGTGTGTTACAAGCATTTAACCTCGTTATCGTTATATTGATCTGGTGGCCATTCTTGAAATTATTGGACAAAAACTATTACGAATCCGAGAAAAATGCTGAAAAATAG
- a CDS encoding 6-phospho-beta-glucosidase: MEGLKIVTIGGGSSYTPELIEGFINRYDELPIRELWLVDIPEGKEKLETIGALAKRMVEKAGVPIDIHLTLDRKEALPGADFVTTQIRVGQLAARAKDEAIPLKYGVIGQETNGPGGLFKGLRTIPVILDICQDIEQLCPDAWLINFSNPAGMVTEAVLRYSNITRTVGLCNVPIGMRMGVAEMLDVDPSRVQIDFAGLNHMVYGLEVYVDGKIVTKKVLEMLSNGAGMTMKNIVDLGWEPDFIKGLEVLPCPYHRYYYQTSKMLEEEQKDDAEKGTRAQVVQQLEKDLFQLYRDPNLAIKPPQLEERGGAYYSDAACSLINSIYNDKHDIQPVNTRNNGAIASIPNDSAVEISCVITQEGPKPISVGDLPVPVRGLVQQIKSFERVSAEAAVTGDYHKALLAMTINPLVPSDTIAKKLLGEMLEAHQDYLPQFFTHAR; this comes from the coding sequence ATGGAAGGTTTAAAGATTGTAACGATTGGTGGGGGATCAAGTTATACGCCAGAGTTGATTGAGGGATTCATTAATCGGTATGATGAATTGCCAATTCGTGAATTATGGCTTGTTGATATCCCAGAAGGAAAGGAAAAATTAGAAACGATTGGTGCGCTGGCGAAACGGATGGTCGAAAAAGCCGGTGTTCCGATTGATATCCATTTAACATTGGATCGCAAAGAGGCATTACCTGGTGCAGATTTTGTAACAACGCAGATTCGTGTGGGCCAATTAGCTGCGCGTGCTAAGGATGAAGCAATACCATTAAAATATGGTGTGATTGGACAGGAAACAAATGGGCCGGGTGGTTTGTTTAAAGGACTGCGAACCATCCCCGTTATATTGGATATTTGTCAGGATATCGAGCAACTTTGCCCGGATGCATGGCTGATTAATTTTTCGAACCCAGCAGGCATGGTAACGGAAGCCGTATTGCGCTATAGTAACATTACGAGAACGGTAGGCTTGTGTAATGTACCAATCGGGATGCGGATGGGTGTCGCAGAAATGCTTGATGTTGATCCGAGTCGGGTACAAATCGATTTTGCTGGTTTGAATCATATGGTTTATGGCTTGGAAGTATATGTGGATGGAAAAATTGTAACGAAAAAAGTCTTAGAGATGCTTAGTAATGGTGCTGGTATGACGATGAAGAATATCGTTGATTTGGGCTGGGAACCAGATTTTATCAAGGGATTAGAAGTGTTGCCATGTCCATATCATCGTTATTATTATCAAACAAGTAAAATGCTTGAAGAGGAACAAAAAGACGATGCAGAAAAAGGGACGCGTGCGCAAGTAGTGCAACAATTGGAAAAGGATTTATTTCAATTGTATCGCGATCCGAACCTGGCGATTAAACCACCGCAATTGGAAGAGAGAGGTGGAGCATATTACAGTGATGCTGCATGCAGTCTCATTAATTCCATTTATAATGATAAACATGATATTCAACCGGTTAATACGAGAAACAATGGGGCAATTGCCAGTATACCGAATGATTCGGCAGTGGAAATCAGCTGTGTGATTACACAAGAAGGACCAAAACCAATTAGTGTCGGTGATTTGCCGGTTCCAGTCAGAGGGCTTGTGCAACAAATTAAATCATTTGAACGCGTAAGTGCTGAAGCTGCGGTGACGGGGGATTACCATAAAGCGTTACTTGCTATGACGATTAATCCTTTAGTTCCATCTGATACAATTGCGAAGAAGCTGTTGGGTGAAATGTTAGAAGCACACCAGGATTACTTGCCACAATTTTTTACCCATGCGCGATAA
- a CDS encoding glycoside hydrolase family 1 protein, with the protein MTINYKFPDGFWWGSATSATQIEGAANEGGKGKNIWDHWYETEPNRFFENVGPETTSDFYHKYKEDIQLMKEIGHNTFRLSISWSRLIPGGRGEVNQEAVTFYNNVIDELIANDIEPFVNLFHFDMPLELQNEGGWENREVVEAYVDYAKACFRLFGDRVAKWFTFNEPIVPVEGGYLYDFHYPNVVDGSRAAQVAYHTMIAHAKAVEAFRTYTIKDGKIGIILNLTPSYPRSQNPADLRASRIADLFFNRSFLDPAVLGEYPQELIDILIEHGQLPVSQAGDRELLKANTADILGVNYYQPRRVKAKEHLPNPYGPFMPDWFFDNYEMPGRKMNKYRGWEIYEKGIYDIMINLKENYGNIESFISENGMGVQDESRFIEDGEIQDDYRIEFIAEHLKWLHQAIQEGCNAKGYHLWSFMDNWSWMNAYKNRYGFFSVDIETKERTPKKSAHWIKKVSANNGF; encoded by the coding sequence ATGACGATTAACTACAAGTTTCCAGATGGTTTCTGGTGGGGAAGTGCAACATCCGCAACACAAATAGAAGGAGCCGCAAATGAAGGTGGAAAAGGCAAAAATATTTGGGATCATTGGTACGAAACAGAACCAAATCGCTTCTTTGAAAATGTCGGTCCGGAAACAACATCCGATTTCTATCATAAATACAAAGAAGATATTCAATTGATGAAGGAAATTGGCCACAATACATTTCGACTATCCATTTCTTGGTCAAGGCTGATTCCAGGTGGCAGGGGAGAAGTGAACCAAGAAGCGGTAACCTTTTACAACAATGTCATCGACGAATTAATCGCAAATGATATTGAACCATTTGTGAACCTGTTCCATTTCGATATGCCATTGGAACTGCAAAATGAAGGTGGCTGGGAAAATAGAGAAGTGGTAGAAGCCTATGTTGACTATGCAAAAGCATGTTTCCGCTTATTTGGTGATCGCGTGGCAAAATGGTTTACTTTTAATGAACCAATAGTACCTGTCGAAGGTGGCTATTTATACGACTTTCATTATCCAAATGTTGTGGATGGTAGTCGAGCAGCACAAGTAGCTTACCATACGATGATTGCCCATGCCAAAGCAGTAGAAGCATTCCGCACGTATACGATTAAGGATGGAAAAATTGGGATTATCTTGAATCTGACTCCATCTTATCCACGTAGTCAGAATCCAGCAGACTTAAGAGCGTCACGGATTGCCGATTTATTTTTCAATCGCAGCTTTTTAGATCCAGCTGTACTTGGCGAGTATCCACAAGAGTTGATTGACATCTTGATAGAACATGGTCAACTACCGGTTTCCCAAGCAGGGGATCGTGAGTTGTTGAAAGCAAATACTGCAGACATACTTGGGGTCAACTATTATCAACCACGCCGGGTAAAAGCGAAAGAACATTTGCCAAACCCGTATGGACCGTTTATGCCTGATTGGTTCTTTGATAATTATGAAATGCCTGGTCGAAAAATGAACAAATATCGTGGCTGGGAAATTTATGAAAAAGGCATCTATGACATTATGATTAATTTAAAGGAAAACTACGGAAATATTGAATCATTTATTTCTGAAAATGGGATGGGTGTCCAGGATGAGAGCCGATTTATCGAAGACGGAGAGATTCAAGATGATTACCGGATTGAATTCATTGCCGAGCATTTGAAGTGGCTGCATCAAGCAATTCAAGAAGGGTGTAATGCTAAGGGATATCATCTGTGGTCATTCATGGATAACTGGTCATGGATGAATGCGTATAAAAATCGCTATGGTTTCTTTTCTGTTGATATTGAGACGAAGGAACGGACACCGAAGAAAAGTGCACATTGGATTAAAAAGGTTTCAGCGAATAATGGATTTTAG
- a CDS encoding cation:proton antiporter, translating to MNTALMSIVVVIALGIFSQWLAWRIQWPSIVIMSVAGLIIGPVAGLINPEQALGDIYSPLISLAVAVILFEGSSSLDVREIKDVSKSVLRIITIGVFITWVGGSLAAHYVAGLSLEIAFMIGGLFVVTGPTVIIPLLRQAKLNPRVAGVLKWEGIIVDPIGPLLALFSYEIFKVISSDALTGIDLFQFFLGAFVAMALGFIVGMIVSISVSKGWFPEYLKSAILLSFVLLSFAIAESLMHETGMLAVTIMGLTMAGSKKYVSSIGSIGHIVENISVILTSTVFILLAASLTRETLAQIFTWSIIFFVLIMLFIIRPLSIWISTIGTELRLAEKTLISWIAPRGIVALTVSGYFTSLLMDDGYAEASILTALTFALVFITVCAHGFTIGPVAKKLGLASDEPPGILLVGASSFAIALANHLKEMGTPVLISDTSSERLFRARELGIETYQGEILLEHAEFEVDLTPYNSILAMTGDAAYNALICQSYVPEFGYNHTFALTVDSGTGKYLDHTGLPPSLKANLLFGKGETFKELNRKINTEYELKTVEINSKKTVKKEDLQTDGVVLCIKKKNDTIDFVTLKEKFQIDEGDQLVILAK from the coding sequence ATGAATACGGCTTTAATGAGTATTGTCGTCGTCATTGCGCTTGGAATTTTTTCGCAGTGGTTGGCTTGGAGGATTCAATGGCCTTCGATCGTGATTATGTCAGTTGCTGGGCTTATTATTGGTCCGGTTGCTGGATTGATTAATCCGGAACAGGCTTTGGGTGATATATATAGTCCGCTAATATCGCTTGCTGTTGCGGTGATTTTGTTTGAAGGCAGTTCGAGTCTTGACGTTCGTGAAATCAAGGACGTTTCTAAATCAGTATTACGGATTATAACAATTGGCGTTTTTATTACATGGGTTGGTGGGTCACTTGCCGCTCATTACGTTGCAGGTTTGAGTCTGGAAATTGCTTTTATGATTGGTGGACTGTTTGTCGTGACAGGTCCGACTGTTATCATCCCACTGCTCCGCCAGGCAAAATTAAATCCACGAGTAGCTGGAGTGCTGAAATGGGAAGGAATTATTGTCGATCCAATCGGTCCATTGCTTGCTTTGTTTTCGTATGAAATTTTCAAAGTTATTAGCAGTGATGCCCTAACCGGTATCGATTTATTTCAATTCTTTCTTGGCGCTTTTGTAGCAATGGCACTCGGGTTTATTGTTGGCATGATTGTGAGTATTTCTGTCAGCAAAGGCTGGTTTCCGGAGTATCTCAAATCAGCCATTTTGCTTTCGTTCGTCTTGCTTAGTTTTGCGATTGCCGAAAGCTTGATGCATGAAACGGGGATGCTCGCTGTGACCATTATGGGATTGACAATGGCGGGCAGTAAAAAATATGTATCATCGATTGGCAGTATTGGACACATTGTGGAAAATATCTCGGTAATTTTGACTTCAACGGTATTTATTTTGTTGGCAGCTTCATTGACAAGAGAAACACTCGCACAAATATTTACGTGGTCGATTATTTTCTTCGTTCTGATCATGCTTTTCATCATCCGTCCGCTTTCCATCTGGATTTCAACGATCGGAACGGAATTGCGCCTAGCGGAAAAAACCCTGATCAGCTGGATTGCACCTAGAGGGATTGTCGCTTTGACTGTTTCCGGTTATTTTACCTCACTGCTCATGGACGATGGATATGCAGAGGCTTCCATACTAACGGCTTTGACATTCGCCCTTGTATTCATTACAGTTTGCGCACATGGATTTACTATCGGTCCGGTAGCGAAAAAACTTGGACTAGCTAGCGACGAGCCACCTGGAATACTTCTTGTTGGAGCAAGCAGTTTCGCAATTGCACTTGCCAACCATTTGAAAGAAATGGGCACGCCGGTTCTGATTAGTGATACATCGAGCGAACGACTTTTTCGGGCGAGAGAACTTGGAATTGAAACGTATCAAGGTGAAATCCTGTTAGAACATGCGGAATTCGAAGTTGACTTAACCCCGTATAATAGCATTCTAGCGATGACAGGAGATGCTGCCTACAATGCACTTATCTGCCAGTCTTACGTACCAGAATTCGGGTACAATCATACATTTGCGCTGACCGTCGATTCAGGTACGGGAAAATATTTAGATCATACCGGACTCCCACCTTCACTCAAAGCGAACCTGCTTTTTGGAAAAGGGGAGACATTTAAGGAACTCAATCGAAAAATAAACACCGAATATGAACTTAAAACCGTTGAAATCAACTCGAAAAAAACAGTAAAAAAAGAAGATCTACAAACAGATGGAGTGGTTCTTTGCATCAAGAAAAAGAACGACACCATCGACTTCGTAACACTAAAAGAAAAATTCCAAATAGACGAAGGAGACCAACTCGTCATCCTAGCAAAATAG
- a CDS encoding PTS lactose/cellobiose transporter subunit IIA — protein sequence MTEIAFQIILFAGNGKSNAMEAIQEAKEGNFDQADQLIEEAGTELGKAHDYQTKLLQREANGEENPVNVLLVHSQDHLMTSMTVRDLAVEIVELYRNK from the coding sequence ATGACGGAAATCGCTTTTCAAATTATCCTATTTGCCGGGAATGGTAAATCCAATGCAATGGAAGCAATTCAAGAGGCAAAAGAAGGTAATTTTGACCAAGCGGATCAACTAATTGAAGAAGCTGGCACAGAATTGGGCAAGGCACATGACTATCAAACAAAACTACTGCAACGGGAAGCAAATGGTGAGGAAAATCCGGTCAATGTGCTGCTTGTTCATTCACAGGATCATTTGATGACATCAATGACAGTACGTGATTTGGCTGTTGAAATTGTGGAACTTTATCGTAATAAATAA
- a CDS encoding ROK family protein, with amino-acid sequence MLIGGIEAGGTKFVCAVGEESGEIIAKTSFPTEEPAETFQEVKRFFHSHKVEAIGIGCFGPVDLDKKSATYGMILNTPKTKWKQYDVLTKLKSDLKVPVYIDTDVNAAALAEYKYGAGRDVNNCMYITVGTGIGAGYVQDGETYVGKSHPEMGHVLIQQHKDDPFTGCCPYHGNCLEGLASGPAIEQRYGKKGAQLAADRNVWELEAYYLAQAIMNYVLVLSPERIILGGGVMKQKQLYPLIRRKVLDLVNDYVGIDNVDTFIVAPKLHDEQGVRGAMALVSSD; translated from the coding sequence ATGCTCATAGGTGGAATAGAAGCTGGCGGAACGAAATTTGTCTGTGCTGTTGGGGAAGAGTCAGGAGAAATCATTGCAAAAACAAGTTTTCCGACTGAAGAACCAGCGGAAACATTCCAGGAAGTTAAGCGATTTTTTCATTCTCACAAAGTAGAAGCAATTGGAATTGGCTGCTTTGGACCAGTTGATTTGGATAAGAAGAGTGCTACATATGGGATGATTTTAAATACACCTAAAACAAAATGGAAACAGTATGATGTACTAACGAAATTAAAATCGGATTTGAAGGTGCCCGTTTATATTGATACCGATGTGAATGCAGCGGCACTTGCTGAGTACAAATATGGAGCTGGAAGAGATGTGAACAACTGCATGTATATCACCGTCGGGACGGGAATCGGTGCGGGATATGTTCAAGACGGGGAAACGTACGTCGGAAAAAGTCATCCGGAAATGGGACATGTCCTAATTCAGCAGCACAAGGATGATCCATTTACAGGATGCTGCCCTTATCATGGGAATTGCTTGGAAGGACTTGCCTCAGGCCCTGCGATTGAACAACGGTACGGGAAAAAGGGTGCACAATTGGCTGCAGATCGAAACGTATGGGAACTGGAGGCCTATTATCTGGCACAAGCAATCATGAATTATGTTCTTGTCCTGTCACCGGAGCGAATTATTTTGGGTGGCGGAGTCATGAAGCAAAAACAATTATACCCACTTATTCGGAGAAAAGTGCTGGATTTGGTAAATGACTATGTTGGAATTGACAATGTGGATACGTTTATCGTAGCACCAAAGCTCCATGATGAACAAGGAGTAAGAGGTGCAATGGCGCTCGTATCATCCGATTAA
- the cax gene encoding calcium/proton exchanger gives MNKVFSVLVFIGVPISVIGSFLDWSAVIMFIIYCLTIVALASFIGRATESLAIVMGPRIGGLLNATFGNAVELIISFFSLKAGLISIVLASLTGSVIGNLLLVAGLSFFVGGLKFKRQSFDVNEARHNAGLLMFAVIVAFVIPEVFTYKMDDQATMALSIGISIILILLYIAALVFKLVTHRGVYQSEDNSTETEQEEEPEWGKMKAIIVLAIATIAVAYVSENLVDTFDVVGDTFGWTELFIGVIIVAIVGNAAEHASAVMMAYKDKMDTAVEIAVGSTLQVAMFVLPVLVLVSLFFITPMPLIFTWPELISMVTAVLLMIMLSIDGDSNWFDGLILLAAYVIMGIGFYLV, from the coding sequence ATGAATAAAGTTTTTAGTGTTCTTGTGTTTATTGGTGTCCCGATTTCGGTTATTGGGTCTTTTCTTGATTGGTCGGCTGTGATCATGTTTATCATTTATTGCTTGACGATTGTCGCTTTGGCCAGTTTTATTGGCAGGGCGACGGAGAGTTTGGCGATTGTGATGGGACCTAGAATCGGCGGCCTGCTTAATGCGACGTTTGGTAATGCAGTGGAACTTATTATTTCCTTTTTTTCGCTGAAAGCTGGCCTGATTAGCATTGTTTTGGCTTCGTTAACTGGTTCGGTAATCGGTAATTTATTGCTCGTTGCGGGGCTTTCTTTTTTTGTTGGCGGTTTGAAATTTAAACGTCAATCCTTTGATGTTAATGAGGCGCGGCATAATGCAGGCCTTTTGATGTTTGCGGTCATTGTCGCATTTGTTATTCCGGAAGTTTTCACTTATAAAATGGATGATCAAGCTACGATGGCGCTTAGCATCGGGATTTCAATTATTCTAATCTTGTTATATATCGCGGCATTAGTGTTTAAGCTCGTGACTCATCGTGGCGTTTATCAAAGCGAAGACAATTCAACGGAAACCGAACAGGAAGAGGAACCGGAATGGGGCAAAATGAAAGCGATCATCGTGCTTGCAATTGCCACTATTGCGGTTGCTTACGTCTCGGAAAATTTAGTTGATACGTTCGATGTGGTTGGAGATACATTCGGTTGGACGGAATTATTTATCGGTGTGATCATTGTTGCGATCGTGGGAAATGCCGCTGAACACGCATCGGCAGTCATGATGGCTTATAAGGATAAAATGGATACGGCTGTCGAAATTGCCGTCGGGTCAACACTTCAAGTAGCGATGTTTGTGCTGCCAGTTCTAGTCTTAGTTTCTCTATTTTTCATCACACCAATGCCGCTAATTTTCACGTGGCCGGAATTAATCAGTATGGTGACAGCAGTATTGTTGATGATCATGCTTTCCATTGATGGAGATTCAAACTGGTTCGACGGCCTGATCTTATTAGCCGCCTATGTCATTATGGGAATCGGCTTTTATTTGGTCTGA